From Pongo pygmaeus isolate AG05252 chromosome 1, NHGRI_mPonPyg2-v2.0_pri, whole genome shotgun sequence, one genomic window encodes:
- the LOC129040407 gene encoding pancreatic alpha-amylase, with the protein MKFFLLLLTIGFCWAQYSPNTQQGRTSIVHLFEWRWVDIALECERYLAPKGFGGVQVSPPNENVAIYNPFRPWWERYQPVSYKLCTRSGNEDEFRNMVTRCNNVGVRIYVDAVINHMCGNAVSAGTSSTCGSYFNPGSRDFPAVPYSGWDFNDGKCKTGSGDIENYNDATQVRDCRLTGLLDLALEKDYVRSKIAEYMNRLIDIGVAGFRLDASKHMWPGDIKAVLDKLHNLNSNWFPEGSKPFIYQEVIDLGGEPIKSSEYFGNGRVTEFKYGAKLGTVIRKWNGEKMSYLKNWGEGWGFVPSDRALVFVDNHDNQRGHGAGGASILTFWDARLYKMAVGFMLAHPYGFTRVMSSYRWSRQFQNGKDVNDWVGPPNNNGVTKEVTINPDTTCGNDWVCEHRWRQIRNMVIFRNVVDGQPFTNWYDNGSNQVAFGRGNRGFIVFNNDDWSLSLTLQTGLPAGTYCDVISGDKINGNCTGIKIYVSNDGKANFSISNSAEDPFIAIHAESKL; encoded by the exons ATGAAGTTCTTTCTGTTGCTTTTAACCATTGGTTTCTGCTGGGCTCAGTATTCCCCAAATACACAACAAGGACGGACATCTATTGTTCATCTGTTTGAATGGCGATGGGTTGATATTGCTCTTGAATGTGAGCGATATTTAGCTCCCAAGGGATTTGGAGGAGTTCAG GTCTCCCCACCAAATGAAAATGTAGCAATTTACAACCCTTTCCGACCTTGGTGGGAAAGATACCAACCAGTTAGCTATAAATTATGCACAAGATCTGGAAATGAAGATGAATTTAGAAACATGGTGACAAGATGCAACAATGTGGGA GTTCGTATTTATGTGGATGCTGTAATTAATCATATGTGTGGTAATGCTGTGAGTGCAGGAACGAGCAGTACCTGTGGAAGTTACTTCAACCCTGGAAGTAGGGACTTTCCAGCAGTCCCATATTCGGGATGGGATTTTAATGATGGTAAATGTAAAACTGGAAGTGGAGATATCGAGAACTACAACGATGCTACTCAG GTCAGAGATTGTCGTCTGACTGGTCTTCTTGATCTTGCACTGGAGAAAGATTATGTGCGTTCCAAGATTGCCGAATATATGAACCGTCTCATTGACATTGGTGTTGCAGGGTTCAGACTTGATGCTTCCAAGCACATGTGGCCTGGAGACATAAAGGCAGTTTTGGACAAACTGCATAATCTAAACAGTAACTGGTTCCCTGAAGGAAGTAAACCTTTCATTTACCAGGAG GTAATTGATCTGGGTGGTGAGCCAATTAAAAGCAGTGAGTACTTTGGAAATGGCCGGGTGACAGAATTCAAGTATGGTGCAAAACTCGGCACAGTTATTCgcaagtggaatggagagaagatgtcttacttaaa gaaCTGGGGAGAAGGTTGGGGTTTCGTGCCTTCTGACAGAGCACTTGTCTTTGTGGATAACCATGACAATCAACGAGGACATGGGGCTGGAGGAGCCTCTATTCTTACCTTCTGGGATGCTAG GCTATATAAAATGGCAGTTGGATTTATGCTTGCTCATCCTTATGGATTTACACGAGTAATGTCAAGCTACCGTTGGTCAAGACAGTTTCAAAATGGAAAA GATGTTAATGATTGGGTTGGGCCACCAAATAATAATGGAGTAACTAAAGAAGTTACTATTAATCCAGACACTACTTGTGGCAATGACTGGGTCTGTGAACATCGATGGCGCCAAATAAG GAACATGGTTATTTTCCGCAATGTAGTGGATGGCCAGCCTTTTACAAACTGGTATGATAATGGGAGCAACCAAGTGGCTTTTGGGAGAGGAAACAGAGGATTCATTGTTTTCAACAATGATGACTG gtcACTTTCTTTAACTTTGCAAACTGGTCTTCCTGCTGGCACATACTGTGATGTCATTTCTGGAGATAAAATTAATGGCAATTGCACAGGcattaaaatttatgtttctaaCGATGGcaaagctaatttttctattagtAACTCTGCTGAAGATCCATTTATTGCAATTCATGCTGAATCtaaattgtaa